One segment of Amycolatopsis alba DSM 44262 DNA contains the following:
- a CDS encoding exopolysaccharide biosynthesis protein gives MIGQVLRGRWRTLVVLALLGALLGAGSSVILSPGYRTSSSVLLQGPRQADELLTQAEVATSSVVLDRAAAALGDGETGADLRDKVATSVAQGNVITIGVTGDTAEQTQRTADQIANEFVKYSTQIIAGSGDAAVQLAQERRETLRQQVAQTNQRISELSTKVNEGKTTVESVQLRTELQGLRTSIESAMSSLNAADTASGLGNMVVMGSAELPSAGAAPTLPQLALGGAALFFIIGLFGHLFTARTDRRLKDEEEIAAAIGAPVLATFDAVEARPAAKTLRAKLLRDDRPWNIPRVDVYADEIDVDVHYERLASRLPDRRLLIVAADDDHAGQAAAERLAALTGRWCTVVTVSPVRPVIEDTDAEGIVVVAGLGSRSAWELVGMAEAVADAGLAVAGAVLIRPVRPTRTRSGTATPSDHEALAGTA, from the coding sequence ATGATCGGACAGGTTCTGCGCGGGCGATGGCGGACCCTGGTGGTCCTCGCCTTGCTCGGCGCCTTGCTCGGCGCGGGATCGTCGGTGATCCTTTCCCCCGGCTACCGGACCTCGTCCAGCGTGCTGCTGCAGGGCCCGCGCCAGGCGGACGAACTGCTCACCCAGGCCGAGGTGGCGACCAGTTCGGTCGTGCTCGACCGGGCCGCCGCCGCTCTCGGGGACGGTGAGACCGGCGCCGACCTGCGGGACAAGGTGGCCACGTCGGTCGCACAAGGCAATGTCATCACCATCGGGGTCACCGGTGACACCGCCGAACAGACGCAGCGGACGGCCGACCAGATCGCGAACGAGTTCGTGAAGTACTCGACGCAGATCATCGCCGGTTCCGGTGACGCCGCGGTCCAGCTGGCGCAGGAACGCCGCGAGACACTGCGGCAGCAGGTCGCGCAGACGAACCAGCGGATCAGTGAACTCTCCACGAAGGTCAACGAAGGCAAGACGACCGTCGAGAGTGTCCAGCTCCGCACCGAACTGCAGGGCCTGCGCACGTCGATCGAGTCGGCCATGTCCAGCCTCAACGCGGCCGACACCGCCAGCGGGCTCGGCAACATGGTCGTGATGGGTTCGGCCGAGCTGCCGTCCGCGGGCGCGGCGCCCACGCTGCCGCAGCTCGCCCTCGGCGGCGCGGCGCTGTTCTTCATCATCGGCCTGTTCGGGCATCTCTTCACCGCCCGCACCGACCGGCGGCTGAAGGACGAGGAAGAGATCGCCGCGGCGATCGGCGCCCCGGTGCTGGCCACCTTCGACGCCGTCGAGGCACGGCCCGCCGCGAAGACCCTGCGCGCCAAGCTCCTCCGTGACGACAGACCGTGGAACATCCCGCGGGTCGACGTCTACGCCGACGAGATCGACGTCGACGTCCACTACGAGCGGCTGGCTTCCCGGCTCCCGGACCGGCGGCTGCTCATCGTGGCCGCCGATGACGATCACGCCGGGCAGGCGGCCGCCGAACGGCTCGCCGCCCTCACCGGCCGGTGGTGCACCGTGGTGACGGTTTCCCCGGTGCGGCCCGTCATCGAAGACACCGACGCCGAGGGGATCGTCGTCGTGGCAGGCCTCGGTTCCCGGTCCGCCTGGGAGCTGGTCGGGATGGCCGAAGCCGTCGCCGACGCCGGTCTCGCCGTGGCGGGCGCCGTGCTGATCCGTCCGGTCCGGCCGACGCGCACCCGGTCCGGCACCGCCACCCCTTCCGACCACGAAGCTCTGGCAGGTACCGCGTGA
- a CDS encoding glycoside hydrolase family 75 protein, protein MRKLLLFSAMVVAAGLAPAAVAVASPATSAAPVSVQAGPTAQQLLAKTTSCKQVSNGKYKTDEETGRTIAVCDAGSAVFWKADMDVDCDGQPTPRCNKNTDPWFQDGTAYPRSDGKALIADQTPYIVVPSISSTWNFEKAGLKGAGSCAVIYNNKVLYTVIGDTGPKDIIGEASYAAAKALGINPDPANGGVDSGVTYICFKNSKVTPTEDHNKATSVGEGLAAKWVG, encoded by the coding sequence ATGCGGAAGTTGCTCCTGTTCTCGGCGATGGTGGTGGCCGCAGGACTGGCCCCCGCCGCGGTGGCCGTGGCCTCACCGGCGACCTCGGCCGCGCCTGTCTCCGTTCAAGCGGGCCCGACAGCTCAGCAGCTGCTGGCGAAGACCACCAGCTGCAAGCAGGTCTCGAACGGCAAGTACAAGACCGACGAGGAAACCGGCCGGACCATCGCGGTCTGCGATGCGGGCAGCGCCGTGTTCTGGAAGGCCGACATGGACGTCGACTGCGACGGGCAGCCGACCCCGCGATGCAACAAGAACACCGACCCGTGGTTCCAGGACGGCACCGCGTACCCGCGCTCCGACGGCAAGGCGCTGATCGCCGACCAGACGCCCTACATCGTCGTGCCGAGCATCAGCAGCACGTGGAACTTCGAGAAGGCCGGCCTCAAGGGGGCCGGATCGTGCGCGGTGATCTACAACAACAAGGTGCTGTACACCGTCATCGGCGACACCGGCCCGAAGGACATCATCGGCGAAGCTTCCTACGCGGCAGCGAAGGCGTTGGGCATCAACCCGGACCCGGCGAACGGCGGCGTCGACTCCGGGGTCACCTACATCTGCTTCAAGAACTCGAAGGTGACGCCGACCGAAGACCACAACAAGGCGACCTCGGTCGGCGAAGGCCTCGCCGCGAAGTGGGTCGGCTGA
- the ddaH gene encoding dimethylargininase gives MPELEQQPRVPTTRRYLMCPPRYFAVDYVINPWMDPSVPVSVDTAMAQWTELRDTYRRLGHTVEEIDAQPGLPDMVFAANSGTVVDGRVLGSRFRAPQRTAEAEHFRRWFVEHGYRDITMPEKINEAEGDFAWTGKILLAGTGFRTDPAAHAEAQEVLGVPVVSLRLIDPSYYHLDTALFVLAEATDTTSAQIVYYPEAFSAGSRKVLERMFPDAVIADRADAECFGLNGVSDGRNVVLPVEATGLAARLTERGYEVVFLDISELRKAGGGPKCCTLEIRK, from the coding sequence ATGCCGGAACTGGAGCAGCAGCCCCGTGTACCCACGACGCGCCGCTACCTCATGTGCCCGCCGCGGTACTTCGCGGTGGACTACGTCATCAACCCCTGGATGGATCCGTCCGTCCCGGTCAGCGTCGACACCGCGATGGCGCAATGGACCGAACTCCGTGACACCTATCGACGGCTCGGCCATACGGTCGAGGAGATCGACGCCCAGCCAGGGCTGCCGGACATGGTGTTCGCGGCGAACTCCGGCACCGTCGTCGACGGCCGCGTCCTCGGCTCGCGGTTCCGCGCCCCGCAGCGCACCGCCGAGGCCGAGCACTTCCGCCGCTGGTTCGTCGAGCACGGCTACCGCGACATCACCATGCCCGAGAAGATCAACGAAGCCGAAGGCGACTTCGCCTGGACCGGCAAGATCCTGCTCGCCGGCACCGGCTTCCGGACCGACCCGGCCGCGCACGCCGAGGCGCAGGAGGTCCTTGGTGTCCCGGTCGTCTCGCTGCGGCTGATCGACCCGAGCTACTACCACCTCGACACCGCGCTGTTCGTGCTCGCCGAGGCCACCGACACCACGTCCGCGCAGATCGTCTACTACCCGGAGGCCTTCTCGGCCGGGTCACGCAAGGTGCTGGAGCGGATGTTCCCGGACGCGGTAATCGCGGACCGGGCCGACGCGGAGTGCTTTGGGCTGAACGGGGTGTCCGACGGCCGCAACGTCGTCCTGCCGGTCGAGGCGACCGGGTTGGCGGCGCGGCTGACCGAACGCGGCTACGAAGTCGTCTTCCTGGACATTTCCGAGCTCAGGAAGGCCGGCGGCGGCCCGAAGTGCTGCACCCTGGAGATCCGCAAGTAA
- a CDS encoding glycosyltransferase family 4 protein → MSALPGKALILVENLSVPFDRRVWQECQTLRDAGWEVHVICPQGTKRDTEAEVTIDGVHILRYPLKAATGGPAGYVQEYGSALWHTLRLARKVGRVDVVHACNPPDMLFLVALYLKRQGAKFIFDQHDLCPELYLSRFDRGEDLLYRAVCALERRTYKTADVVIATNESYKDVAVKRGGKSPDDVFVVRSAPVVERFHMVPAEPELKRGKPHLLAYLGVMGPQDGVDYALRALASLRDALGRTDWHAVFIGSGDAFDAMVALSKELKLDDQVEFTGRISDEDLLRYLSSADVCLSPDPLNPLNDVSTMNKIMEYMAMSRPIVSFELREARVSAGEAALYAPANDEPEFAKLIAHLLDSPEERAKMGELGRARVAGPLSWENSQKALLAAYAAAVR, encoded by the coding sequence ATGTCGGCCTTGCCTGGTAAAGCTCTCATTCTCGTCGAGAACCTTTCCGTCCCCTTCGATCGCCGCGTCTGGCAGGAATGCCAGACACTCCGCGACGCCGGCTGGGAAGTCCACGTCATCTGTCCACAAGGGACGAAACGGGACACCGAAGCCGAAGTCACCATCGACGGCGTCCACATCCTGCGGTACCCGCTGAAGGCCGCCACCGGCGGTCCGGCGGGGTACGTCCAGGAGTACGGCTCCGCGCTGTGGCACACGCTCCGGCTCGCCCGCAAGGTCGGCCGCGTGGACGTGGTGCACGCCTGCAACCCGCCGGACATGCTGTTCCTCGTCGCGCTGTACCTCAAGCGCCAGGGCGCGAAGTTCATCTTCGACCAGCACGACCTCTGCCCCGAGCTGTACCTTTCACGTTTCGACCGCGGCGAGGACCTCCTCTACCGCGCGGTCTGCGCGCTGGAGCGCCGCACCTACAAGACGGCCGACGTCGTCATCGCGACCAACGAGAGTTACAAGGACGTCGCCGTGAAGCGCGGCGGCAAGTCGCCGGACGACGTCTTCGTCGTGCGCAGCGCGCCCGTGGTCGAGCGGTTCCACATGGTCCCCGCCGAGCCCGAGCTGAAGAGGGGCAAGCCGCATCTGCTGGCATACCTCGGCGTGATGGGCCCGCAGGACGGCGTCGACTACGCCCTGCGCGCGCTCGCTTCGCTGCGTGACGCCCTCGGCCGCACGGACTGGCACGCCGTGTTCATCGGCTCCGGCGACGCTTTCGACGCCATGGTGGCGTTGTCCAAGGAACTGAAGCTCGACGACCAGGTCGAGTTCACCGGCCGCATCTCCGACGAGGATCTGCTGCGCTACCTGTCCTCGGCCGACGTGTGCCTGTCACCGGATCCCCTGAACCCGCTCAACGACGTGTCGACCATGAACAAGATCATGGAGTACATGGCGATGAGCCGTCCGATCGTCTCCTTCGAACTGCGGGAGGCCAGGGTCTCGGCCGGGGAGGCCGCGCTGTACGCGCCGGCGAACGACGAGCCGGAGTTCGCGAAGCTGATCGCGCATCTGCTCGACTCGCCGGAGGAGCGCGCGAAGATGGGCGAGCTGGGCAGGGCGCGCGTCGCCGGTCCGCTCTCCTGGGAGAACTCCCAGAAAGCCCTGCTCGCGGCCTATGCGGCCGCCGTCCGTTGA
- a CDS encoding Lrp/AsnC family transcriptional regulator — MNTIDQRIVSCLMANARSSYADIGKVVGLSAPAVKRRVDRLLETGVLRGFTAVVDPEALGWGTEAFVEMTCNGNITPARIRARLEPLPEVVAAYTVSGAADAIVHLRASDIHHLETALERLRGLEIVDRTVSTVVLSRLLERPPTPEA, encoded by the coding sequence GTGAACACCATCGACCAGCGAATCGTTTCATGCCTGATGGCCAACGCGAGATCCAGCTACGCCGACATCGGCAAAGTCGTCGGCCTGTCCGCGCCCGCGGTGAAACGACGGGTCGACCGGCTGCTCGAAACCGGGGTCCTGCGCGGGTTCACCGCGGTCGTGGACCCCGAGGCGCTGGGCTGGGGCACCGAGGCGTTCGTCGAGATGACCTGCAACGGCAACATCACCCCGGCCCGCATCCGTGCCCGGCTGGAGCCGTTGCCGGAGGTCGTCGCGGCCTACACGGTGTCCGGCGCGGCCGACGCGATCGTCCACCTGCGCGCGTCGGACATCCATCACCTGGAGACCGCGCTGGAGCGGCTGCGCGGGCTGGAGATCGTCGACCGCACGGTCTCCACCGTCGTGCTTTCCCGGTTGCTGGAGCGACCGCCGACCCCGGAAGCGTGA
- a CDS encoding polysaccharide deacetylase family protein, with translation MVILAIGGVGRPVRALDPGENETWVTVDQFERVLDTVAGRDDVGLTFDDGNVSDVEIALPKLVERDLTAEFFPLAGRIGQRGFVDADDVRSLTDAGMSIGSHGWEHRDWRRLDGRHARRELEAAPKLIEDLSGKPVRAYAPPFGAYDRRVLGRLRRSGATRVYTTGGGEVSRDSWLRPRTEIRHDVDQDWIDSVLGERDGLYRRAGRMMARVVRLARF, from the coding sequence ATGGTGATCCTGGCGATTGGCGGCGTGGGCAGGCCCGTGCGCGCGCTCGATCCAGGCGAAAACGAAACCTGGGTGACGGTCGACCAGTTCGAGCGTGTGCTCGACACGGTGGCCGGACGGGACGACGTCGGGCTCACGTTCGACGACGGCAACGTGTCCGACGTCGAGATCGCGCTCCCCAAACTGGTGGAGCGCGATCTCACGGCGGAGTTCTTCCCGCTGGCGGGCCGGATCGGCCAGCGGGGCTTCGTCGACGCCGACGACGTCCGGAGCCTGACCGACGCGGGGATGTCGATCGGTTCGCACGGCTGGGAGCACCGTGACTGGCGGCGGCTCGACGGCAGGCACGCCCGGCGCGAACTCGAAGCCGCGCCGAAGCTGATCGAGGATCTGAGTGGGAAGCCCGTGCGCGCGTACGCGCCGCCGTTCGGCGCCTATGACCGGCGGGTGCTCGGCAGGCTCCGGCGTTCCGGTGCGACGAGGGTCTACACGACCGGGGGTGGCGAGGTGTCGCGCGACAGCTGGCTGCGGCCGCGGACCGAGATCCGGCACGACGTCGATCAGGATTGGATCGACAGCGTCCTCGGTGAGCGGGACGGCCTGTACCGCCGAGCGGGACGGATGATGGCGCGAGTCGTCAGGCTTGCCCGCTTTTGA
- a CDS encoding SdrD B-like domain-containing protein, whose protein sequence is MRRTLSGRAIRGLGALTVAFTLAGTVAAAPASAAPGPNLKITAVAAEGRWLRGDTIPIDLQVTNTGDAPATGVRAQGSTQSGPYYAYDSNSLGDLRFDGPGASFQPGESRTYRLTGKVWTTEAGNPLVRISVQAAADTDLSDNTVDVLVALVPLDTTERVAGQVYGDANGDGVAGPGEGFAGLTVRVESFDLPNELVTVTGPDGRFSFDAVPVGPQRGLRIQHGPDGWYLPTYQVLRLDGGDGNLAVNIRGVRPLTESLQASIALDKTTYTIGETATATVTLTNKGTRPLSGLYATCDDPLGFGTNLKIPQEQWGAFGSSRTGALAVGESKVFTFSSKVPDNAIDFGRTFLECEFSGTTELAGPRPSAEGKVPGKRGDVRGQVWVDRNENGTLDPGEGLAGTAVSLYTYSADEQLVSLAQTDANGFATFVDVAVGEYTLRPAAPWRAAGDPAVHHYAAPHNAEWKIKVISG, encoded by the coding sequence ATGCGAAGAACCTTGTCCGGCAGAGCGATCCGTGGTCTCGGAGCGCTGACAGTGGCCTTCACGCTCGCCGGGACGGTGGCCGCCGCGCCCGCGTCCGCCGCGCCCGGCCCGAACCTCAAGATCACCGCGGTGGCCGCCGAGGGCCGGTGGCTGCGCGGTGACACGATCCCGATCGACCTCCAGGTCACCAATACCGGCGATGCCCCGGCGACCGGCGTTCGGGCGCAGGGAAGCACCCAGAGCGGCCCGTATTACGCATACGACTCGAACTCGTTGGGCGATCTGCGCTTCGACGGCCCAGGAGCGTCCTTCCAGCCGGGCGAAAGCCGCACTTACCGCCTGACCGGCAAGGTCTGGACCACTGAGGCGGGCAATCCGCTGGTGCGGATCAGCGTGCAGGCCGCGGCCGACACCGACCTCTCGGACAACACCGTCGACGTTCTGGTGGCACTGGTCCCGCTGGACACCACCGAGCGGGTCGCGGGTCAGGTCTACGGTGACGCGAACGGCGACGGCGTGGCCGGTCCCGGCGAAGGATTCGCCGGGCTCACGGTGCGAGTGGAGTCGTTCGACCTGCCGAACGAGCTGGTCACGGTCACCGGTCCGGACGGGCGCTTCTCCTTCGACGCGGTTCCGGTCGGCCCCCAGCGAGGGTTGCGCATCCAGCACGGCCCCGACGGCTGGTACTTACCGACGTACCAGGTGCTGCGCCTGGACGGAGGCGACGGGAACCTGGCCGTGAACATTCGCGGCGTCCGTCCGCTCACCGAGTCACTTCAGGCGAGCATCGCACTCGACAAGACGACTTACACGATCGGCGAGACGGCCACGGCCACCGTCACGCTGACGAACAAGGGCACCCGTCCGCTGTCCGGCCTTTACGCGACCTGCGACGATCCTCTCGGTTTCGGCACGAACCTCAAGATCCCGCAGGAACAGTGGGGCGCGTTCGGCTCTTCGCGGACCGGGGCGCTGGCCGTGGGTGAAAGCAAGGTCTTCACCTTCTCCAGCAAGGTTCCGGACAACGCGATCGACTTCGGCAGGACCTTCCTCGAGTGCGAGTTCAGCGGCACGACCGAACTCGCCGGTCCGCGTCCGTCAGCCGAAGGCAAGGTGCCGGGAAAGCGCGGCGACGTCCGTGGCCAGGTATGGGTGGACCGGAACGAGAACGGGACCCTTGACCCCGGCGAAGGGCTGGCAGGCACGGCCGTCTCCCTGTACACGTACTCGGCCGACGAGCAGCTGGTTTCCCTCGCACAGACGGACGCCAACGGTTTCGCCACCTTCGTCGACGTCGCTGTCGGCGAGTACACGCTCCGCCCCGCCGCTCCGTGGCGGGCGGCCGGCGACCCCGCCGTCCACCACTACGCGGCGCCCCACAACGCCGAGTGGAAGATCAAGGTGATCTCCGGCTGA
- a CDS encoding enoyl-CoA hydratase, whose product MTDQIRSSHDGGVAVLTIDAPATRNALTLDLSAQLAAAVARAEADESVHALVVTGAPPAFCAGADLDTLATAREDGLRAIYDGFLSVAHCSLPTIAAVGGAAVGAGLNLALAADVRIVGPKAKFVARFLDLGIHPGGGMTWMIQRLVGPQKAAAMTLFGEVVGAEAAVETGLALRLVEGDLVEAARELAKPAVGAPRDVLLATKRTLRHTASLTDHSAAVDAEIEPQLASLTAPAFLERLTRLRAAMTGQ is encoded by the coding sequence GTGACCGATCAGATCCGCTCCAGCCACGACGGCGGCGTCGCCGTGCTCACCATCGACGCCCCCGCGACCCGCAACGCCCTGACCCTCGACCTGTCCGCGCAGCTGGCAGCGGCCGTCGCGCGCGCCGAAGCCGACGAGAGTGTCCACGCCTTGGTCGTCACCGGTGCGCCGCCCGCCTTCTGCGCGGGCGCGGACCTGGACACGCTCGCCACCGCGCGGGAAGACGGGCTCCGCGCTATCTATGACGGATTTCTCTCGGTGGCGCACTGTTCCCTGCCGACGATCGCCGCGGTCGGCGGCGCGGCCGTCGGCGCCGGATTGAACCTCGCACTCGCCGCGGACGTCCGCATCGTGGGACCGAAGGCGAAGTTCGTGGCCAGATTTCTCGATCTCGGCATCCATCCCGGCGGCGGGATGACGTGGATGATCCAGCGGCTCGTCGGACCGCAGAAGGCCGCGGCGATGACACTCTTCGGCGAAGTCGTCGGCGCCGAAGCCGCTGTAGAAACCGGGCTCGCGCTCCGGCTCGTCGAGGGGGATCTGGTCGAGGCCGCCCGTGAACTGGCGAAACCCGCCGTCGGTGCCCCGCGCGACGTCCTGCTGGCGACGAAGCGGACGCTCCGGCACACCGCGTCACTGACCGACCATTCGGCCGCCGTCGACGCCGAGATCGAGCCGCAACTCGCGTCACTCACCGCACCCGCGTTCCTCGAACGGCTCACCAGGTTGCGGGCGGCGATGACCGGCCAATGA
- a CDS encoding Wzz/FepE/Etk N-terminal domain-containing protein, with amino-acid sequence MTSAEKTKSEPLIDLQRLVVSIRRRRRLWAATALLGLIAGGLVAMLLPSPPTAVAQILVIHPDDSPTDSGTLMRTDVAVLKTTKTAGEALKKLNSTQAPEEFLKDYDGLGLTNNVLQLTVKGKTRDEALARAQAISDAFITEYVGRNQAAAAAQQKALLDQRNQAQNELTPIEASIVTEEAKGRNANPAQLERLYSRRAQLTSKISDYDGRAQEAGIGTPKVAAGTQIVDAPRILPKSLLKTLGTDMGVGLALGLLTGLGLAAILSVIKDRPVLRREISRHLGASVIAQLPKPPRFLRRSRAVTRRQRVAATLVRAVRQEGGSVSLLDLGARKVTAELAVDMARELAGKGPVSLVDDLPKANLRELAGDGPIQVLDRADAPVAGKERRIGVGSIEPGTAWTDIEFLGEETILVVRTAHANTEWLHTVARQLADRRIPVIGVVVVDPDPRDHTDGTLWDGLHTALRGRAGAVPEPVPVPARPVMTARPVAPARPVAPERKVLPERKAAPERRVPRPAPKPVEMFPEDTPVRRLSTVAPVETDAERTVERVLEPPREKKTARRRPPTPYKRPEDHDNADQPTKRFSPVSPDNAEAL; translated from the coding sequence GTGACCAGCGCCGAAAAGACCAAATCCGAACCGCTCATCGACCTGCAGCGGCTGGTCGTCTCGATCAGGAGACGGCGTCGCCTCTGGGCGGCGACCGCCCTGCTGGGGCTGATCGCCGGCGGCCTGGTGGCGATGCTCCTGCCGTCGCCGCCCACCGCGGTGGCGCAGATCCTCGTCATCCACCCCGACGACTCGCCGACCGACAGCGGAACGCTGATGCGGACCGACGTCGCCGTCCTCAAGACCACGAAGACCGCCGGTGAGGCGCTCAAGAAGCTGAACAGCACGCAAGCTCCGGAGGAGTTCCTCAAGGACTACGACGGGCTCGGGCTGACGAACAACGTCCTCCAGCTGACGGTCAAGGGCAAGACCAGGGACGAGGCGCTGGCCCGCGCGCAGGCGATTTCCGACGCGTTCATCACCGAGTACGTCGGCCGCAACCAGGCAGCCGCGGCGGCGCAGCAGAAGGCTTTGCTCGATCAGCGGAACCAGGCGCAGAACGAGCTCACGCCGATCGAAGCGTCGATCGTCACCGAAGAGGCCAAGGGCCGCAACGCCAACCCCGCGCAGCTGGAACGGCTGTACTCGCGCCGGGCACAGCTGACCTCCAAGATCTCCGACTACGACGGCCGCGCGCAGGAAGCGGGCATCGGCACGCCGAAGGTCGCCGCCGGGACGCAGATCGTGGACGCGCCGCGGATCCTGCCGAAGTCGTTGCTCAAGACCCTCGGCACCGACATGGGGGTCGGTCTCGCGCTCGGGCTGCTCACCGGGCTGGGGCTCGCGGCCATCCTGAGCGTGATCAAGGACCGGCCGGTGCTGCGCCGGGAGATTTCGCGGCACCTCGGCGCCTCCGTCATCGCGCAGCTGCCCAAACCGCCGCGGTTCCTGCGGCGTTCGCGGGCGGTCACCCGGCGGCAGCGGGTCGCGGCGACCCTGGTCCGCGCCGTCCGGCAAGAGGGCGGTTCGGTGTCGCTGCTCGACCTCGGCGCCCGCAAGGTCACCGCCGAGCTCGCCGTCGACATGGCGCGCGAACTGGCCGGGAAGGGGCCGGTTTCGCTCGTCGACGACCTGCCGAAGGCGAACCTCCGCGAGCTGGCGGGTGACGGCCCGATCCAGGTGCTGGACCGCGCCGACGCGCCGGTGGCAGGCAAGGAACGCCGCATCGGCGTCGGCTCGATCGAGCCGGGCACGGCGTGGACCGACATCGAATTCCTCGGTGAGGAGACGATCCTCGTCGTCCGCACCGCGCACGCGAACACCGAATGGCTGCACACCGTCGCCCGTCAGCTGGCGGACCGGCGCATCCCGGTCATCGGGGTGGTCGTGGTGGATCCGGATCCGCGTGACCACACCGACGGGACGTTGTGGGACGGCCTGCACACCGCGTTGCGCGGACGGGCAGGCGCCGTGCCGGAACCGGTGCCCGTGCCCGCGCGGCCGGTGATGACCGCGCGTCCGGTGGCGCCCGCCCGCCCGGTGGCGCCGGAGCGCAAGGTCCTGCCCGAGCGGAAGGCCGCGCCGGAACGACGGGTGCCGCGTCCCGCGCCGAAGCCGGTCGAGATGTTCCCCGAGGACACTCCGGTGCGGCGGCTCTCCACGGTGGCGCCGGTCGAGACGGACGCCGAGCGCACCGTCGAGCGGGTGCTGGAGCCGCCTCGAGAGAAGAAGACCGCGCGACGTCGTCCACCGACGCCGTACAAGCGGCCCGAGGACCACGACAACGCCGATCAGCCGACCAAACGATTCTCACCTGTGTCACCGGATAACGCCGAAGCGCTTTAA
- a CDS encoding nucleotide sugar dehydrogenase: MKISVFGLGYVGCVSAACLAGRGHEVVGVDVNPVKIDLISGGKAPVVEERIGELTAEVVAQGKLRATTDVRQAIADSEVSLICVGTPSAPNGSLSTAYLERVAEEIGEALRDKAERHTVVFRSTMLPGTCLDLLVPILEKSSGLTAGVDFGVAVNPEFLREGSSVKDFFDPPKTVIGELDPASGDVVAALYEGLPGEVFRVAIPVAEMTKYADNSFHGLKIGFANELGAICRALGLDSHQVIDVFLSDRKLNISPAYLRPGFAFGGSCLPKDLRGLVYAAHRADVAVPILSHVLPSNDEHLQRAFDLVAHTGKRKIGLFGLSFKPGTDDLRESPLVELAERLLGKGYDLRIYDANVSLSRLMGANREYIEGRLPHLGQLLAGSIDEVLDHAEVSLIGCNDPDVLAAHPVGGGRTIIDLVRVPDADRRRAEEGYVGLAW, encoded by the coding sequence ATGAAGATCAGTGTCTTCGGGCTCGGTTACGTCGGTTGTGTGTCGGCGGCGTGCCTTGCCGGGCGCGGGCACGAGGTCGTCGGGGTGGACGTGAACCCGGTGAAGATCGACCTCATTTCCGGGGGCAAGGCGCCGGTGGTCGAAGAACGCATCGGGGAACTGACCGCCGAAGTGGTCGCCCAAGGCAAGCTGAGAGCGACCACCGACGTCAGACAGGCGATCGCGGACAGCGAAGTCTCCCTGATCTGCGTCGGTACCCCGTCGGCGCCGAACGGCAGCCTGTCGACGGCGTACCTGGAGCGCGTCGCCGAGGAGATCGGGGAGGCGCTCAGGGACAAGGCCGAGCGGCACACCGTCGTCTTCCGCAGCACGATGCTCCCCGGCACCTGCCTGGACCTGCTCGTACCCATCCTCGAGAAGTCGTCCGGTCTCACCGCCGGCGTCGACTTCGGGGTCGCGGTGAACCCCGAGTTCCTGCGCGAGGGGAGCAGCGTCAAGGACTTCTTCGACCCGCCCAAGACCGTCATCGGCGAGCTCGACCCGGCCAGCGGTGACGTCGTCGCGGCGCTTTACGAAGGGCTTCCCGGCGAGGTCTTCCGTGTCGCGATCCCGGTCGCCGAGATGACGAAGTACGCCGACAACTCCTTCCACGGCCTCAAGATCGGCTTCGCGAACGAGCTCGGCGCCATCTGCCGCGCACTGGGGCTCGACTCGCACCAGGTGATCGACGTCTTCCTCTCCGACCGCAAGCTCAACATCAGCCCCGCCTACCTCCGCCCTGGGTTCGCTTTCGGCGGCTCGTGCCTCCCCAAGGATCTGCGCGGCCTGGTCTACGCGGCGCACCGCGCGGACGTCGCCGTCCCGATCCTTTCGCATGTGCTGCCCTCCAACGACGAACACCTCCAGCGTGCCTTCGATCTGGTCGCGCACACCGGGAAACGCAAGATCGGGCTGTTCGGCCTGTCCTTCAAACCGGGCACCGACGACCTCCGCGAGAGCCCGCTCGTCGAGCTCGCCGAACGGCTGCTCGGCAAGGGTTACGACCTCCGCATCTACGACGCCAACGTCAGCCTTTCCCGGCTGATGGGCGCGAACCGCGAGTACATCGAGGGCAGGCTGCCGCATCTCGGCCAGCTGCTGGCCGGTTCCATCGACGAGGTCCTCGACCACGCCGAGGTCTCCCTCATCGGCTGCAACGACCCGGACGTCCTCGCGGCGCATCCGGTGGGCGGCGGCCGCACCATCATCGATCTCGTCCGCGTACCCGACGCCGACCGGCGCCGGGCTGAAGAGGGATATGTCGGCCTTGCCTGGTAA